A single Candidatus Hydrogenedentota bacterium DNA region contains:
- a CDS encoding DUF58 domain-containing protein has translation MIPQEVMKQIRRIQIRTSHVVNDILAGQYESVFKGQGMEFKEVRAYVPGDDIRMIDWNVTARTGMPHVKLLAEERELTVMLLVDASASGRFGSVGRFKNELAAELCAVLAFSAIKNNDKVGLIVFTDDVELYVPPSKGRRHVLRVIRDVLFFRPKGTGTDIPRALRFLDGVTTRRAVAFLVSDFMAENYEVPLRLANRRHDVIAVSVSDPREETLPDVGYAAVRDPESTRETLIDTSDPAVRKAYEKAAAERAKRRDQVFQRTRVDAIHVRTDRPYVPELYRFFRMRERRYA, from the coding sequence ATGATTCCGCAGGAAGTGATGAAACAGATTCGGCGGATACAGATCCGCACGAGCCACGTGGTCAACGACATCCTGGCCGGACAATACGAAAGCGTGTTCAAAGGCCAGGGCATGGAATTCAAGGAAGTCCGCGCGTATGTGCCGGGCGACGACATCCGGATGATTGACTGGAATGTGACGGCGCGGACGGGCATGCCGCACGTCAAACTGTTGGCGGAAGAACGCGAGTTGACGGTGATGCTGCTGGTAGACGCGAGCGCGTCGGGACGATTCGGCAGCGTGGGACGCTTCAAGAACGAATTGGCGGCGGAATTGTGCGCGGTGTTGGCGTTTTCGGCAATCAAGAACAACGACAAGGTCGGGCTGATCGTTTTTACGGACGATGTGGAGCTGTACGTGCCGCCGAGCAAGGGCCGGCGCCATGTGTTGCGCGTGATCCGGGACGTGCTGTTTTTCAGACCCAAAGGCACGGGCACGGACATCCCGCGCGCGCTGCGGTTTCTTGACGGCGTGACCACGCGACGGGCCGTGGCGTTTCTGGTGTCGGACTTCATGGCGGAAAACTATGAGGTGCCGTTGCGGCTGGCCAACCGTCGTCACGACGTGATTGCGGTCAGCGTTTCGGATCCCCGCGAGGAAACGCTGCCGGATGTGGGCTATGCGGCGGTGCGGGACCCGGAGTCAACGCGCGAAACGTTGATTGACACGAGCGATCCGGCGGTGCGTAAGGCGTATGAGAAGGCGGCGGCGGAACGCGCAAAGCGGCGGGATCAGGTGTTTCAGCGGACGCGTGTGGACGCGATTCATGTACGGACGGATCGTCCGTATGTTCCGGAATTATACCGGTTTTTCCGGATGCGGGAGCGGCGGTATGCCTAA
- a CDS encoding MoxR family ATPase: MTPVVEAIRRNVEEQSRFVQRLRAEIGRVVVGQQYMVDRLLVGLLANGHVLIEGVPGLAKTTAVKTLAHAMDCKFNRIQFTPDLLPADLIGTLVYNPKDGQFTTKKGPVFGNIILADEINRAPAKVQSALLEAMQERQVTIGEATYPLDEPFMVLATQNPIEQEGTYPLPEAQVDRFMLKLKITYPTKVEEREIMDRVNVLKEADVSTVVRKDELLRAREVVNQIYVDDKAKNYIVDIVQATRNPDAFGLNIRHLIEYGASPRATIYLQQAARALAFLQGEGNVFPNDVKQVAMDVLRHRVIVTYEAEAENMTSEDVIRKILETVPVP, from the coding sequence ATGACGCCGGTAGTGGAAGCGATACGCAGAAACGTGGAGGAGCAGTCGCGGTTCGTGCAGCGGTTGCGGGCCGAAATCGGGCGGGTTGTGGTCGGCCAGCAATACATGGTGGATCGTTTGTTGGTGGGCCTACTCGCCAATGGACATGTCTTGATTGAAGGCGTGCCGGGTCTTGCGAAGACGACGGCCGTCAAGACGCTGGCCCATGCCATGGATTGCAAATTCAACCGGATTCAATTCACGCCGGATCTACTGCCGGCGGATCTGATTGGCACGCTGGTCTACAACCCGAAGGACGGCCAGTTCACGACGAAAAAAGGGCCGGTCTTCGGCAACATCATTCTTGCGGACGAAATCAACCGGGCGCCGGCCAAGGTGCAGAGCGCCTTGCTGGAGGCGATGCAGGAGCGGCAGGTGACCATCGGCGAAGCCACGTATCCGCTCGATGAGCCGTTCATGGTGCTCGCCACGCAGAACCCGATCGAACAGGAAGGGACCTATCCGCTGCCCGAGGCGCAGGTGGACCGGTTCATGCTGAAATTGAAAATCACCTATCCGACCAAAGTCGAGGAACGCGAAATCATGGACCGCGTGAACGTTCTGAAGGAGGCGGACGTTTCGACGGTGGTCCGGAAGGACGAATTGCTGCGCGCGCGCGAAGTCGTGAACCAGATTTATGTGGACGACAAGGCAAAAAATTACATCGTGGACATTGTTCAGGCGACCCGCAATCCCGATGCGTTCGGATTGAACATCCGCCATCTCATCGAATACGGCGCCTCGCCGCGCGCGACGATCTATCTCCAGCAGGCGGCCCGCGCGTTGGCGTTTCTGCAAGGGGAAGGAAACGTATTTCCGAACGATGTCAAACAGGTCGCGATGGACGTTCTTCGGCACCGGGTGATCGTTACCTACGAGGCCGAGGCCGAGAACATGACCAGCGAGGACGTGATTCGGAAAATCCTGGAAACTGTTCCTGTACCCTGA
- a CDS encoding tetratricopeptide repeat protein has protein sequence MLDTRITIGLLAGCCIVSASFGAVQTWRLHTIQAAQTEMKPTASGPVASETFSHEAAETAITANTESLDVEPASELDSVEENPDVDAPVEKEITISRARLEKALAKSENKLERLHKNAGPRNNLSKGDSYASPAVAAKATRMVKDAQKAISQGRFDEAIEMLRNSLAMDPTHRQAYKALANLYHTLGMTAEENRLYADWSANRPQDAMPHYQQASLYERMGMDSEAYRELQRFQALAKDDARSYSMAASMYRRLGLPQEEGAALQAWVNQAPGSIEALRSMAQYHARTGARSDALALYSTIAQMAPASADAHRDLAQMHQRMRQNSQAQTEYITAMNLEPQNLEIRLQLADFYRQIGDRASAMQTYAALIADAPGSPEAAQARRQLANLQRPAPPPAPKPKLR, from the coding sequence GTGTTGGATACCCGTATAACGATCGGGCTTTTGGCGGGCTGTTGCATCGTATCCGCGTCGTTTGGCGCGGTTCAGACGTGGCGCTTGCACACAATCCAGGCTGCACAGACGGAGATGAAGCCGACCGCCTCCGGCCCGGTTGCGTCGGAAACCTTTTCGCATGAAGCGGCGGAAACCGCGATAACCGCCAACACGGAAAGTCTTGATGTCGAGCCGGCCTCCGAATTGGACTCGGTCGAAGAGAATCCCGACGTGGATGCGCCCGTGGAAAAAGAGATAACTATTTCCCGTGCCCGTTTGGAGAAGGCTTTGGCAAAGTCAGAAAACAAATTGGAGCGCCTGCACAAGAATGCCGGCCCGCGCAACAATCTGTCCAAGGGGGATTCCTACGCGAGCCCGGCGGTGGCCGCCAAAGCTACCCGCATGGTCAAGGACGCCCAGAAGGCCATCAGCCAGGGCCGTTTTGATGAAGCCATAGAAATGTTGCGCAATTCGCTCGCCATGGACCCGACCCACCGCCAGGCCTATAAAGCCCTGGCCAATCTTTACCACACGCTCGGCATGACCGCCGAGGAAAACCGGTTGTACGCCGATTGGAGCGCAAACCGCCCCCAGGATGCCATGCCGCATTACCAGCAGGCGTCATTGTATGAACGGATGGGGATGGATTCCGAGGCGTATCGCGAACTCCAGCGGTTCCAGGCGTTGGCCAAGGACGACGCGCGCAGTTATTCGATGGCCGCCTCGATGTACCGCCGTCTGGGCCTGCCGCAGGAAGAGGGCGCGGCATTGCAGGCATGGGTAAACCAGGCGCCCGGTTCAATCGAAGCCCTGCGATCCATGGCGCAATACCATGCACGGACAGGCGCGCGGAGCGATGCGCTTGCCCTGTATTCCACGATTGCGCAAATGGCGCCCGCCAGCGCCGACGCCCACCGCGATCTTGCGCAGATGCACCAGCGCATGCGCCAGAATTCCCAAGCCCAGACGGAATATATCACGGCCATGAATCTGGAGCCCCAAAACTTGGAAATTCGGCTGCAACTGGCCGACTTTTATCGCCAAATCGGCGATCGCGCCTCCGCCATGCAAACCTATGCGGCCCTGATTGCCGATGCCCCCGGATCGCCGGAAGCCGCGCAGGCCCGGCGTCAGTTGGCCAACCTGCAGCGGCCCGCGCCCCCGCCTGCCCCGAAACCCAAACTTCGATGA